From a region of the Georgenia yuyongxinii genome:
- a CDS encoding helix-turn-helix domain-containing protein, with protein sequence MPSTTSSQAPRPASDPLVLGRRIRHARTAAGLTLRELAGAVGSTISQLSLVENGRREPRLSLLTAIAETVGTTPAELLSSEAPPDRRAQLEISLERAQRSPVFAALGVPTVRPGRRVPMDALESLVALHGELDRRARAAIATPEEARRINTELRLEMQSRNNYVPEIEELAEDFVRSVGYTGGALTHHMVAQMAEKLGFTIIHVDDLPHSTRTVTDLENGRIYLPPASIPGGYGLRSLALQSMAHRIFGHENPENYGDFLRQRQELAYFTACCLVPRFAAVAFLERKKAAKDLAMEDFRDAFGITHHSAAQRFTNLATAHLGLPVHFIRANSDGALYRGYENDGVPLPADASGAIEGQPLCRKWAARAAFARRNRTTEFFQYTDTPAGTYWCSTQTGTSTDAEFSITLGVPFAHAKWFRGRETVRRAQSTCPDVSCCRRPDPELAARWREKSWPSAKMHAHVLSPLPSGTFPGVDDTEVYEFLQAHAPES encoded by the coding sequence ATGCCGTCGACCACGTCCTCCCAGGCTCCCAGACCGGCCTCCGATCCGCTCGTTCTCGGGCGTCGGATCCGGCACGCCAGAACGGCTGCCGGGCTGACGCTGCGCGAGCTCGCCGGAGCGGTCGGCTCGACCATCAGCCAGCTCTCCCTGGTCGAGAACGGCCGGCGCGAGCCTCGGCTGTCGTTGCTGACGGCGATCGCGGAGACGGTGGGCACCACGCCGGCCGAGCTGCTCAGCTCCGAGGCGCCGCCGGACCGGCGCGCCCAGCTGGAGATCTCCCTCGAGCGGGCGCAGCGCAGCCCGGTCTTCGCCGCTCTCGGCGTACCGACCGTGCGGCCGGGCCGGCGCGTGCCGATGGACGCGCTGGAGTCGCTGGTGGCGCTGCACGGTGAGCTGGACCGGCGGGCGCGGGCGGCGATCGCGACACCGGAGGAGGCGCGGCGCATCAACACCGAGCTGCGCCTGGAGATGCAGTCCCGCAACAACTATGTGCCCGAGATCGAGGAGCTGGCCGAGGACTTCGTCCGCTCGGTCGGATACACCGGCGGCGCGCTCACCCACCACATGGTCGCGCAGATGGCCGAGAAGCTCGGGTTCACGATCATCCACGTCGACGACCTGCCGCACTCCACGCGGACCGTCACCGACCTGGAGAACGGCCGAATCTACCTGCCGCCCGCCTCTATCCCGGGTGGCTACGGGCTGCGCTCGCTGGCCCTGCAGTCGATGGCGCACCGGATCTTCGGTCACGAGAACCCGGAGAACTACGGCGACTTTCTCCGCCAGCGGCAGGAGCTGGCCTACTTCACAGCCTGCTGCCTGGTCCCCCGGTTCGCCGCGGTCGCCTTCCTCGAGCGCAAGAAGGCCGCGAAGGACCTGGCCATGGAGGACTTCCGCGACGCCTTCGGCATCACCCACCACTCCGCCGCGCAGCGATTCACCAACCTCGCGACGGCCCACCTGGGCCTGCCGGTCCACTTCATCCGCGCCAACAGCGACGGCGCCCTGTACCGCGGGTACGAGAACGACGGCGTGCCCCTGCCGGCCGACGCGAGCGGGGCCATCGAGGGCCAGCCGCTCTGCCGGAAGTGGGCGGCGCGCGCGGCCTTCGCCCGGCGCAACCGCACCACCGAGTTCTTCCAGTACACCGACACCCCGGCCGGCACCTACTGGTGCAGCACGCAGACCGGTACGAGCACGGACGCGGAGTTCTCGATCACGCTCGGTGTGCCCTTCGCGCACGCGAAGTGGTTCCGCGGCCGGGAGACCGTCCGCCGGGCGCAGTCGACCTGCCCGGACGTGAGCTGCTGCCGCCGCCCGGACCCCGAGCTGGCGGCACGGTGGCGGGAGAAGTCGTGGCCGAGCGCCAAGATGCACGCCCACGTGCTGAGCCCGCTGCCCTCAGGCACGTTCCCCGGCGTGGACGACACCGAGGTCTACGAGTTCCTCCAGGCGCACGCACCTGAGTCCTGA
- the pyrE gene encoding orotate phosphoribosyltransferase, translating to MTSNDTPRTRLAALVRELAVVRGEVTLASGLTSDFYVDMRRATLHHAAAPLIGHVMLDMLEEAGLGPDEVDAVGGLTMGADPVATAMLHAAASRGLDLDAFVVRKEVKSHGMRRRIEGPDVGGRRVVVLEDTSTTGGSPLAAIEALREVGAQVLAVAVVVDRATGAREAIEATGVPYHAALGVADLDLD from the coding sequence GTGACCTCCAACGACACCCCACGCACGCGGCTCGCCGCCCTGGTCCGTGAGCTCGCCGTGGTCCGCGGCGAGGTCACCCTGGCGTCCGGCCTGACGTCCGACTTCTACGTCGACATGCGCCGCGCCACCCTCCACCACGCGGCCGCGCCGCTCATCGGCCACGTCATGCTCGACATGCTCGAGGAAGCCGGCCTCGGCCCGGACGAGGTCGACGCCGTCGGCGGCCTGACGATGGGCGCCGACCCCGTCGCCACCGCGATGCTGCACGCGGCGGCCTCCCGTGGGCTGGACCTGGACGCGTTCGTCGTCCGGAAGGAGGTCAAGTCCCACGGCATGCGACGGCGCATCGAGGGCCCCGATGTCGGCGGGCGCCGCGTGGTGGTCCTGGAGGACACCTCCACCACCGGGGGCAGCCCCCTGGCGGCGATCGAGGCGCTGCGTGAGGTCGGCGCCCAGGTGCTCGCCGTCGCCGTCGTCGTGGACCGGGCCACCGGCGCACGCGAGGCGATCGAGGCGACCGGGGTGCCGTACCACGCCGCCCTGGGCGTGGCGGACCTCGACCTGGACTGA
- a CDS encoding TrmH family RNA methyltransferase, with the protein MLEETSSRATRVTPPEPADAVGVGPWPGGEADWPADRRYDRELLAHGDRRNVADRYRYWTIEAIVADIDTRRHPLHVAIENFAHDMNIGSVVRTANAFAVAAVHIVGRRRWNRRGAMVTDRYQHLHHHEDVAGLLAWAEMAGLPVLGIDNVPGSLPIEGRPLPGPCVMLFGQESAGLSAEARAGCTEILHITQYGSTRSINAGAAAAVAMHAWMVQHAGPAPE; encoded by the coding sequence GTGCTCGAAGAGACTTCATCCCGTGCCACCCGCGTGACGCCCCCTGAGCCGGCCGACGCCGTCGGGGTCGGGCCCTGGCCCGGTGGCGAGGCGGACTGGCCGGCCGACCGTCGCTACGACCGTGAGCTGCTTGCCCACGGTGACCGCCGCAACGTGGCGGACCGGTACCGGTACTGGACGATCGAGGCGATCGTGGCCGACATCGACACCCGCCGGCACCCGCTGCACGTCGCGATCGAGAACTTCGCGCACGACATGAACATCGGCTCCGTGGTGCGCACGGCGAACGCCTTCGCCGTCGCCGCGGTGCACATCGTGGGCCGGCGTCGCTGGAACCGGCGCGGAGCCATGGTGACCGACCGCTATCAGCACCTGCACCATCACGAGGACGTCGCCGGGCTGCTCGCCTGGGCGGAGATGGCCGGCCTGCCCGTCCTCGGTATCGACAACGTGCCGGGCTCCCTCCCGATCGAGGGCCGCCCGCTGCCGGGGCCCTGTGTGATGCTCTTCGGTCAGGAGTCCGCCGGGCTCAGCGCGGAGGCGCGCGCCGGCTGCACCGAGATCCTGCACATCACCCAGTACGGCTCCACCCGTTCCATCAACGCCGGTGCCGCGGCCGCCGTCGCCATGCACGCGTGGATGGTGCAGCACGCCGGCCCGGCACCGGAGTAG
- a CDS encoding HAD-IIA family hydrolase, with protein MDGVLVHEGSALPGAPEFIARLTELDRPFLVLTNNSIFTPRDLAARLAASGIPVPEERIWTSALATASFVHQQLPGGSAYVIGEAGLTTALYGAGYTMTDTDPDYVILGETRTYSFSAITRAIRLVEGGARFIATNPDATGPSQEGPLPATGAVAALITKATGRTPYFIGKPNPVMIRAALNRIEAHSETTAMVGDRMDTDVLAGMEAGLHTFLVLTGSTEAHDVEKYPFRPSEVRQSIADLVELI; from the coding sequence ATGGACGGTGTCCTCGTCCACGAGGGCAGCGCGCTGCCCGGGGCGCCGGAGTTCATCGCGCGGCTCACCGAGCTGGACCGGCCGTTCCTGGTCCTGACGAACAACTCGATCTTCACCCCTCGCGACCTCGCGGCCCGCCTGGCCGCCTCGGGCATTCCGGTGCCGGAGGAGCGGATCTGGACGTCGGCGCTGGCCACCGCGAGCTTCGTCCACCAGCAGCTGCCCGGCGGCAGCGCCTACGTGATCGGTGAGGCGGGCCTGACCACCGCCCTGTACGGGGCGGGCTACACCATGACGGACACCGACCCGGACTACGTCATCCTCGGGGAGACCCGCACCTACTCGTTCTCCGCGATCACCCGGGCGATCCGGCTGGTTGAGGGCGGGGCACGGTTCATCGCCACCAACCCCGATGCCACCGGGCCCTCCCAGGAGGGGCCGCTGCCGGCCACCGGCGCGGTGGCCGCCCTGATCACCAAGGCCACCGGGCGCACGCCCTATTTCATCGGCAAGCCCAACCCCGTGATGATCCGGGCCGCCCTGAACCGCATCGAGGCCCACTCGGAGACGACGGCGATGGTCGGGGACCGCATGGACACCGACGTGCTGGCCGGGATGGAGGCGGGCCTGCACACGTTCCTGGTGCTCACCGGCTCCACCGAGGCCCACGACGTGGAGAAGTACCCGTTCCGGCCCAGCGAGGTCCGCCAGTCGATCGCGGACCTCGTCGAGCTCATCTAA
- a CDS encoding STAS domain-containing protein, with amino-acid sequence MIEISASATTAVVRIAGDLDLAERVQFPEVTARVSGLRRQLLVLDMCQVTFLDSTGAAFLMALAEAAAKRGGTAVLRGVSDRDLFVLEICGALTLFRLDTEHRCPPPGDGDSSASAGAFGRADRQS; translated from the coding sequence ATGATCGAGATCTCCGCGTCGGCGACGACGGCGGTCGTGCGCATCGCGGGCGACCTCGACCTTGCCGAACGGGTCCAGTTCCCCGAGGTCACCGCCCGGGTGAGCGGCCTGCGGCGTCAGCTGCTCGTGCTCGACATGTGCCAGGTGACGTTCCTGGACTCCACGGGCGCGGCGTTCCTCATGGCCCTGGCTGAGGCGGCCGCCAAGCGAGGCGGGACCGCCGTCCTGCGCGGGGTCAGTGACCGCGACCTGTTCGTGCTGGAGATCTGCGGAGCGCTGACGCTGTTCCGGCTCGACACCGAGCACAGGTGCCCGCCCCCCGGCGACGGGGACAGTTCCGCGTCGGCCGGGGCATTCGGCCGCGCCGACCGTCAGTCCTGA
- a CDS encoding STAS domain-containing protein, with amino-acid sequence MRDVTEEPGGPTAVPTAAETGSVHVMVSTARTRLVLSGEIDVALANELTEAVSDAERAGLPVEIDARHVTFMDSSGVSMLARLAHRTPGRLTMIEPPDVVRFLLEVTRIGEVIDVLDTDPGFPEEKPPTDAA; translated from the coding sequence GTGCGCGACGTGACCGAGGAACCGGGTGGGCCGACGGCCGTGCCGACGGCTGCCGAGACCGGTTCCGTTCATGTGATGGTCTCCACCGCGCGCACCAGGCTGGTGCTCTCGGGGGAGATCGACGTCGCGCTGGCCAACGAGCTCACCGAGGCGGTGTCGGACGCCGAGCGGGCGGGCCTGCCCGTGGAGATCGACGCACGTCACGTGACGTTCATGGACTCGTCCGGGGTCAGCATGCTCGCCCGGCTGGCGCACCGCACGCCGGGCCGGCTCACGATGATCGAGCCGCCGGATGTCGTGCGCTTCCTGCTGGAGGTCACCCGCATCGGCGAGGTCATCGACGTGCTGGACACCGACCCGGGCTTCCCCGAGGAAAAGCCGCCCACCGACGCCGCCTGA
- a CDS encoding ATP-binding SpoIIE family protein phosphatase yields the protein MPVDEHREGTGAPFRTDALRGLRTPVLDQLSEAVLVLGRRDDDWHAVLVNAVAARLTGLERQDLLGPRSRVRDALGLDDDGAAAVAAALAGHASGSLTLAARRADGRTYWAGIQLAPLRLAEVEQELWSAVVRDVSEEVANAQAQQGLLEAERRARVGLSLVARVSDLLQEADSADVLRAIADMLIRQAVAWCAFVIVGRNLRVAEGIDDDPPPMHPTAYRFERTASDPVLDLLRGAAMRTVRLDPEVPAVEGTLTADLLALVAPHLRRLRDARAEVLVLPVLGRQRTLGLLVALPRRDLDGVALQSSGAADAAPSLHDEFGTVLELTARRVGMAMDNAQLYAREHALAETLQRAMLPEQDDVPGLDVWTYYAPNAEHAQVGGDWYDVVNLDEDRVAVVIGDVVGHDVEAAAAMGQLRSVVRAYAAELVDPGTVLGRVDALVAGMRIPRSASLVYATLTPAAEGAWDMAYSRAGHLPPLLVREGTVTALDGAHGTLIGFGLAARGTASARLEPGDVLVLYTDGLLERRDRPMRAGLEALRDLCARVHAPDAAGVGEELLQLADAAEDDVALVVIRVPGGSEGEVDVAAPRRRRWQLPVDAASIGRARHAVRRACAAWGIEDVAAAELVISELTANAVMHGWGRIGLRLQDTGDGLRIEVEDANPAPPITRERSTGRVGGFGMHIVDRLADWGWRPTPSGKVVWARLRSQAGATSGGATSAASTQERPSGDATEDDGGGPGDEVGAS from the coding sequence GTGCCCGTCGACGAGCATCGCGAAGGGACCGGCGCGCCGTTCCGGACCGACGCCCTGCGCGGGTTGCGCACACCCGTCCTGGACCAGCTGTCCGAGGCCGTCCTCGTCCTCGGCCGCCGGGACGACGACTGGCATGCCGTGCTCGTCAACGCCGTCGCCGCCCGCCTCACCGGCCTCGAGCGGCAGGACCTGCTGGGCCCACGGTCGCGGGTGCGCGACGCCCTGGGCCTGGACGACGACGGCGCCGCCGCCGTCGCCGCCGCCCTCGCCGGTCACGCCTCCGGCTCGCTGACGCTGGCCGCCCGCCGGGCGGACGGCCGCACCTACTGGGCGGGCATCCAGCTCGCGCCGTTGCGCCTGGCGGAGGTGGAGCAGGAGCTGTGGAGCGCCGTCGTCCGGGACGTCTCGGAGGAGGTGGCGAACGCCCAGGCGCAGCAGGGCCTGCTGGAGGCCGAGCGGCGCGCCCGGGTGGGCCTCAGCCTGGTGGCACGGGTCTCCGACCTGCTCCAGGAGGCGGACTCCGCGGACGTGCTGCGCGCCATCGCGGACATGCTGATCCGCCAGGCGGTCGCCTGGTGCGCGTTCGTCATCGTGGGCCGCAACCTGCGCGTGGCCGAGGGCATCGACGACGACCCGCCGCCCATGCACCCGACCGCCTACCGTTTCGAGCGCACCGCCTCCGACCCTGTGCTCGACCTGCTCCGCGGTGCCGCCATGCGCACGGTGCGGCTGGACCCGGAGGTCCCCGCCGTCGAGGGCACCCTCACCGCGGACCTGCTGGCGCTGGTCGCACCGCACCTGCGGCGGCTGCGCGACGCGCGGGCGGAGGTCCTGGTCCTACCCGTGCTCGGCCGGCAGCGCACGCTCGGGCTGCTCGTCGCGCTGCCGCGGCGGGACCTGGACGGCGTGGCCCTGCAGTCCAGCGGTGCCGCGGACGCCGCGCCCAGCCTGCACGACGAGTTCGGCACCGTCCTGGAGCTGACCGCGCGCCGCGTGGGCATGGCGATGGACAACGCCCAGCTCTACGCCCGCGAGCACGCCCTGGCCGAGACGCTGCAGCGCGCCATGCTGCCCGAGCAGGACGACGTCCCGGGTCTGGACGTGTGGACCTACTACGCCCCCAACGCGGAGCACGCCCAGGTGGGCGGTGACTGGTACGACGTCGTCAACCTCGACGAGGACCGGGTGGCCGTCGTCATCGGTGACGTGGTGGGCCACGACGTCGAGGCGGCGGCGGCGATGGGGCAGCTGCGGTCGGTGGTGCGCGCCTACGCCGCGGAGCTGGTGGACCCCGGCACCGTCCTGGGCCGGGTCGACGCCCTCGTCGCGGGGATGCGGATCCCACGCAGCGCCTCGCTCGTGTACGCCACCCTCACGCCCGCCGCGGAGGGCGCGTGGGACATGGCCTACTCCCGGGCCGGCCACCTGCCGCCGCTGTTGGTGCGGGAGGGGACGGTGACCGCGCTCGACGGCGCGCACGGCACCCTCATCGGTTTCGGTCTGGCCGCCCGGGGCACGGCATCGGCCCGGCTCGAGCCCGGCGACGTCCTGGTGCTCTACACCGACGGCCTCCTCGAGCGCCGTGACCGGCCCATGCGCGCGGGGCTCGAGGCCCTGCGTGACCTGTGCGCCCGCGTCCACGCACCGGACGCGGCGGGCGTGGGGGAGGAGCTGCTCCAGCTCGCCGACGCCGCGGAGGACGACGTCGCGCTCGTGGTGATCCGGGTGCCCGGCGGCAGCGAGGGGGAGGTCGACGTCGCCGCCCCGCGACGTCGGCGCTGGCAGCTGCCGGTCGATGCCGCCTCCATCGGCCGCGCCCGGCATGCGGTCCGGCGGGCGTGCGCCGCCTGGGGCATCGAGGACGTCGCCGCGGCCGAGCTGGTGATCTCCGAGCTCACGGCCAACGCCGTCATGCACGGGTGGGGCCGGATCGGGCTGCGCCTGCAGGACACCGGCGACGGCCTGCGCATCGAGGTCGAGGACGCCAACCCGGCACCGCCGATCACCCGTGAGCGCTCCACCGGCCGGGTGGGCGGCTTCGGCATGCACATCGTCGACCGGCTCGCGGACTGGGGCTGGCGGCCCACCCCCTCGGGGAAGGTGGTGTGGGCGCGCCTGCGCTCGCAGGCGGGCGCGACGTCGGGCGGTGCGACGTCAGCCGCCTCGACGCAGGAGCGACCCAGCGGGGACGCGACGGAGGACGACGGCGGAGGGCCTGGTGACGAGGTCGGCGCGAGCTGA
- the fbaA gene encoding class II fructose-bisphosphate aldolase — MPIATPEVYAEMIDRAKAGKFAYPAINVTSSQTVTAALRGFAEAESDGILQVSVGGGEYASGSTVKDRVAGTRALAAYAREVANGYGITVALHTDHCVKENLDSWVKPLLALEAEEVAAGKLPTFQSHMFDGSTVPLDENLVIAEELLELSAKARTILEIEIGVVGGEEDGHEAEINDKLYTTPEDGLATVRALGAGEKGRYLTALTFGNVHGVYKPGAVKLRPELLGEIQEVVGKEVGKDKPFDLVFHGGSGSSAEEIGIAVDHGVIKMNIDTDTQYAFTRPVVEHMFRNYDGVLKIDGEVGNKKQYDPRAWGKAAEAGMAQRIVEACQQLRSAGTKMA, encoded by the coding sequence GTGCCTATCGCAACCCCTGAGGTCTACGCCGAGATGATCGACCGGGCCAAGGCGGGCAAGTTCGCCTACCCGGCCATCAACGTGACCTCGTCGCAGACCGTCACCGCCGCGCTGCGGGGCTTCGCCGAGGCGGAGAGCGACGGCATCCTGCAGGTTTCCGTCGGCGGCGGCGAGTACGCCTCCGGCTCCACCGTGAAGGACCGCGTCGCCGGCACCCGCGCACTGGCTGCCTACGCCCGTGAGGTCGCGAACGGCTACGGCATCACGGTCGCCCTGCACACCGACCACTGCGTCAAGGAGAACCTCGACAGCTGGGTCAAGCCGCTGCTGGCCCTCGAGGCCGAGGAGGTCGCGGCCGGGAAGCTGCCCACCTTCCAGTCCCACATGTTCGACGGCTCCACCGTGCCGCTGGACGAGAACCTCGTCATCGCGGAGGAGCTGCTCGAGCTGTCCGCCAAGGCGCGCACGATCCTCGAGATCGAGATCGGCGTCGTCGGCGGCGAGGAGGACGGCCACGAGGCCGAGATCAACGACAAGCTCTACACCACCCCCGAGGACGGCCTGGCCACGGTGCGGGCGCTCGGCGCCGGCGAGAAGGGCCGCTACCTCACCGCCCTGACGTTCGGCAACGTGCACGGCGTGTACAAGCCCGGCGCCGTGAAGCTGCGGCCCGAGCTCCTCGGTGAGATCCAGGAGGTCGTGGGCAAGGAGGTCGGCAAGGACAAGCCGTTCGACCTCGTCTTCCACGGCGGCTCCGGCTCCTCGGCGGAGGAGATCGGCATCGCCGTCGACCATGGCGTCATCAAGATGAACATCGACACCGACACCCAGTACGCCTTTACCCGGCCGGTCGTGGAGCACATGTTCCGCAACTACGACGGCGTGCTGAAGATCGACGGCGAGGTCGGCAACAAGAAGCAGTACGACCCGCGCGCCTGGGGCAAGGCCGCCGAGGCCGGCATGGCCCAGCGCATCGTCGAGGCCTGCCAGCAGCTGCGTTCGGCCGGTACCAAGATGGCCTGA
- a CDS encoding adenylosuccinate synthase, translating to MPAVVVVGAQWGDEGKGKATDQLGSRVDYVVKFNGGNNAGHTVVVGEEKYALHLLPSGILTPGCTPVIGNGVVVDLEVLFQEIDGLNARGVDTSKLLVSASAHIIPPYNRTLDKVTERFLGKRQIGTTGRGIGPTYADKMARVGIRVQDLFDASILRQKVEGALAQKNQLLVKVFNRRAVDIDETTEGLLAFAERLRPMVADTTLVLNDALDAGKTVLFEAGQAAMLDVDHGTYPFVTSSSATAGGACTGSGVGPTRIDRVVGVAKAYTTRVGEGPYPTELLDDMGERLRQAGGEFGTTTGRPRRTGWYDAVVARYANRVNGLTDLVLTKLDVLTGLETIPVCVAYDVDGVRHDEMPADQSSYHHARPVYEHFDGWSEDITAARTFEELPAAAQRYVLALEEMSGTRISAVGVGPDREETIVRHDLLD from the coding sequence ATGCCAGCCGTGGTGGTCGTCGGAGCGCAGTGGGGCGACGAGGGCAAGGGCAAGGCGACCGACCAGCTCGGCTCGCGCGTGGACTACGTCGTGAAGTTCAACGGCGGCAACAACGCGGGGCACACCGTGGTCGTGGGCGAGGAGAAGTACGCCCTGCACCTGCTCCCCTCGGGCATCCTCACGCCCGGCTGCACCCCCGTGATCGGCAACGGCGTCGTCGTCGACCTGGAGGTGCTCTTCCAGGAGATCGACGGCCTGAACGCGCGTGGTGTCGACACCTCGAAGCTGCTCGTGTCCGCCTCCGCGCACATCATCCCGCCGTACAACCGCACCCTGGACAAGGTCACCGAGCGCTTCCTCGGCAAGCGGCAGATCGGCACCACCGGGCGCGGCATCGGCCCGACCTACGCCGACAAGATGGCCCGCGTGGGCATCCGGGTCCAGGACCTCTTCGACGCCAGCATCCTGCGGCAGAAGGTCGAGGGGGCGCTGGCGCAGAAGAACCAGCTGCTGGTGAAGGTGTTCAACCGCCGCGCCGTCGACATCGACGAGACCACGGAGGGGCTGCTCGCCTTCGCCGAGCGGCTGCGCCCGATGGTCGCGGACACGACGCTGGTGCTCAACGACGCGCTCGACGCCGGCAAGACGGTGCTGTTCGAGGCCGGCCAGGCCGCCATGCTCGACGTCGACCACGGCACGTACCCGTTCGTCACCTCCTCCTCGGCGACCGCGGGCGGCGCGTGCACCGGCTCGGGCGTCGGGCCCACCCGCATCGACCGCGTGGTCGGGGTGGCCAAGGCGTACACCACCCGCGTGGGTGAGGGGCCCTACCCCACCGAGCTGCTCGACGACATGGGCGAGCGGCTGCGGCAGGCGGGCGGTGAGTTCGGCACGACGACCGGCCGGCCGCGACGCACCGGCTGGTACGACGCCGTCGTGGCGCGCTACGCCAACCGGGTCAACGGGCTGACCGACCTGGTGCTGACCAAGCTCGACGTGCTCACCGGCCTGGAGACGATCCCGGTGTGCGTGGCGTACGACGTCGACGGCGTCCGGCACGACGAGATGCCGGCCGACCAGTCCTCCTACCACCACGCGCGCCCGGTCTACGAGCACTTCGACGGCTGGTCGGAGGACATCACCGCCGCCCGCACGTTCGAGGAGCTCCCCGCAGCGGCGCAGCGGTACGTGCTGGCCCTGGAGGAGATGAGCGGCACGCGGATCTCCGCCGTGGGTGTCGGGCCGGACCGGGAAGAGACGATCGTCCGGCACGACCTGCTCGACTGA
- a CDS encoding SDR family NAD(P)-dependent oxidoreductase — MGTALVTGATSGIGLELAWQLAANRHRLVLVARDSGRLETLAGQLRAAAGVEVEVLRADLATAAGRDAVVARLRQDDAPVGLLVNNAGFGLGQHFLGGDLAREEEAIEVMVRAVLELSKAAAEAMVPRGRGAILNVSSMSALTTMGTYAAHKGWVLTFTEALAGELAGTGVTATVVCPGLVRTEFHDRAGLEAATWPAPAWIDVEKVATAALAGVRRGDVVVVPSLRYRVAAAALRHAPRALVRAVAGPAASGRAMTAR, encoded by the coding sequence ATGGGAACCGCACTCGTGACCGGCGCCACCTCGGGCATCGGCCTGGAGCTCGCCTGGCAGCTGGCGGCGAACCGGCACCGGCTGGTGCTCGTCGCCCGCGACTCCGGCCGACTGGAGACCCTGGCCGGGCAGCTCCGCGCCGCAGCCGGGGTCGAGGTCGAGGTCCTGCGGGCCGATCTCGCCACCGCCGCCGGCCGCGACGCCGTCGTCGCCCGGCTACGCCAGGACGACGCGCCGGTGGGCCTGCTGGTGAACAACGCCGGCTTCGGCCTCGGCCAGCACTTCCTCGGTGGCGACCTCGCCCGCGAGGAGGAGGCGATCGAGGTCATGGTCCGCGCGGTGCTGGAGCTGTCCAAGGCCGCCGCCGAGGCGATGGTGCCGCGCGGGCGCGGGGCGATCCTCAACGTGTCCTCGATGTCCGCGCTCACCACCATGGGCACCTACGCCGCCCACAAGGGCTGGGTCCTCACCTTCACCGAGGCCCTGGCCGGTGAGCTGGCCGGCACCGGGGTGACCGCCACCGTGGTGTGCCCGGGCCTGGTGCGCACCGAGTTCCACGACCGGGCCGGTCTCGAGGCGGCCACCTGGCCCGCCCCGGCTTGGATCGACGTCGAGAAGGTAGCCACCGCCGCATTGGCGGGGGTGCGCCGCGGGGACGTGGTGGTCGTCCCGTCGCTGCGCTACCGGGTGGCGGCCGCGGCGCTGCGGCACGCCCCGCGTGCCCTGGTGCGCGCGGTCGCCGGGCCGGCCGCCAGCGGACGGGCGATGACCGCCCGTTAG
- a CDS encoding LemA family protein — protein sequence MDALVVGLVVAGVIVVVVLLWAVATFNGFVRLRNLVQEAWRQIDVELHRRYDLIPNLVETVKGYAAHERSALDEVTRARAAVATPAAGPAQRAEQENALTAALGRLIAVAEAYPQLRAAEPYQRLQAELTNTEDRIAAGRRFYNANVRQLNTKTESFPANLIASVFAFRRAEYFEANDPAVRTAPAVTFTDPTTAAAYAPGGHRPVPAESTPGFGGQRGGFDPARDAGRPVDGAAPAAGAPDGAWPAGSGVEDWPPR from the coding sequence ATGGACGCGCTGGTGGTGGGCCTCGTCGTGGCCGGTGTCATCGTGGTGGTCGTGCTGCTGTGGGCGGTCGCGACGTTCAACGGCTTCGTCCGGCTGCGCAACCTCGTGCAGGAGGCCTGGCGGCAGATCGACGTCGAGCTGCACCGCCGCTACGACCTCATCCCGAACCTCGTGGAGACCGTCAAGGGCTATGCCGCGCACGAGCGGTCCGCGCTCGACGAGGTCACCCGGGCCCGCGCGGCGGTGGCCACGCCGGCCGCGGGGCCGGCCCAGCGCGCCGAGCAGGAGAACGCGCTGACGGCCGCGCTCGGGCGGCTGATCGCCGTGGCCGAGGCCTACCCTCAGCTGCGGGCCGCGGAGCCCTACCAGCGGCTGCAGGCGGAGCTGACCAACACCGAGGACCGCATCGCCGCGGGCCGGCGGTTCTACAACGCCAACGTGCGCCAGCTCAACACCAAGACCGAGAGCTTCCCCGCCAACCTCATCGCGTCCGTGTTCGCGTTCCGCCGCGCGGAGTACTTCGAGGCCAACGACCCCGCGGTGCGCACCGCCCCCGCGGTCACCTTCACCGACCCGACCACCGCGGCGGCGTACGCGCCGGGCGGGCACCGGCCCGTGCCGGCGGAGTCCACCCCCGGGTTCGGCGGGCAGCGCGGCGGGTTCGACCCCGCCCGCGACGCCGGCCGACCGGTCGACGGCGCCGCGCCGGCGGCCGGGGCCCCGGACGGGGCGTGGCCGGCCGGCTCGGGCGTGGAGGACTGGCCGCCGCGCTAG